A genomic window from Tolypothrix sp. PCC 7910 includes:
- the ntrB gene encoding nitrate ABC transporter permease, translating into MTIAQKRPASPRLDNSFISRLQKQFPNVVPPAIAIIIFLVVWQLFALTPGATLPGPIQVISDTWLLILYPFYDKGGTDKGLFWQIWASLQRVAISYTLAAFVGIGLGILIGVNKTMSKALDPIFQLLRTVPPLAWVPISLAALRQNEPAALFVIFITAIWPILINTAVGVTQIPQDYNNVAKVLQLSRKEYFTNILIPAALPYIFTGLRIAIGLAWLAIIAAEIVMSGIVGIGFFIWDAYQNNNVSEVILALVYIGVVGLILDKLMAWLQNLILPAEQK; encoded by the coding sequence ATGACTATTGCCCAAAAGCGCCCTGCAAGTCCTAGGTTAGATAACAGCTTTATATCCCGTCTGCAAAAGCAATTTCCCAATGTTGTCCCACCTGCGATCGCAATTATTATCTTTCTGGTTGTGTGGCAACTATTTGCTTTGACTCCTGGCGCAACCTTACCAGGGCCAATTCAGGTGATCTCAGATACTTGGCTGTTGATTTTGTATCCTTTCTACGATAAAGGTGGCACAGATAAAGGCCTTTTTTGGCAGATTTGGGCAAGCTTACAACGGGTTGCAATTAGTTACACACTAGCGGCATTTGTTGGTATTGGGTTGGGTATTTTGATTGGGGTTAATAAAACCATGTCTAAAGCTTTAGACCCCATCTTTCAACTATTACGGACTGTACCTCCTCTAGCTTGGGTACCAATTTCCTTAGCAGCATTACGCCAAAACGAACCAGCAGCTTTATTCGTGATCTTCATCACCGCAATTTGGCCGATATTAATTAACACCGCTGTGGGTGTAACTCAAATTCCCCAAGATTACAACAACGTTGCTAAAGTTCTACAATTGAGCCGTAAAGAATACTTCACCAACATCTTAATTCCTGCTGCTTTACCCTACATTTTCACAGGTTTAAGAATTGCGATTGGTTTGGCTTGGTTAGCGATTATCGCCGCAGAAATTGTCATGTCCGGTATTGTGGGAATTGGCTTCTTCATCTGGGATGCTTATCAAAATAACAACGTCAGCGAAGTAATTTTAGCTCTAGTTTATATCGGTGTTGTCGGTTTAATCCTCGATAAATTAATGGCTTGGTTGCAAAACCTGATTTTACCTGCAGAACAGAAATAG
- a CDS encoding CmpA/NrtA family ABC transporter substrate-binding protein: MTEFLNQFSRRKFIVTAGASAGAVFLKGCLGNPPESAGGGSTAQPTAEQVANTGSEQKPETTTVKLGYIPIVESAPLIIAKEKGLFTKYGMNVELAKQASWGAARDNLEIGSAGGGIDGGQWQMPMPHLITEGLITKGNQKIPMYVLCQLITHGNGIAIANKHQGKGITLQLASAKSIFTQLKSSTPFTAAFTFPHVNQDLWIRYWLAAGGIDPDADVKLLTVPAAQTVANMKTGTMDAFSTGDPWPYRIVTDKIGYMAALTAEIWKNHPEEYLAIRADWVDKHPKATKAILKGIMEAQQWLDNFDNRKEAAQILAGRNYFNLPSPEILAAPYQGKYDMGDGRKIDDKTMAAYYWKDEKGNVSYPYKSHDLWFITENVRWGFLPKDYIANNGAKAKELINKVNREDIWKEAAKELGIAAADIPTNTSRGVEEFFDGTKFDPEKPEEYIKSLKIKKVSI, encoded by the coding sequence ATGACAGAATTTCTGAATCAGTTTTCTCGCCGTAAATTTATCGTAACAGCCGGAGCTTCTGCGGGTGCTGTATTCTTGAAAGGCTGTTTAGGTAATCCTCCTGAAAGCGCTGGTGGTGGTAGCACAGCGCAACCGACAGCAGAGCAAGTAGCTAATACTGGCTCCGAACAAAAGCCAGAAACTACAACAGTCAAGCTGGGATATATTCCCATTGTGGAATCTGCACCGCTAATTATTGCTAAAGAAAAAGGCTTATTTACGAAATATGGCATGAACGTAGAACTTGCCAAACAAGCTTCTTGGGGTGCAGCAAGAGATAATTTGGAAATTGGTTCTGCTGGTGGTGGGATTGATGGTGGTCAATGGCAAATGCCAATGCCTCATTTAATTACAGAAGGCCTAATTACCAAGGGAAATCAAAAAATTCCCATGTATGTTTTGTGTCAATTAATTACACATGGGAATGGAATTGCGATCGCCAATAAGCACCAAGGTAAAGGTATTACTTTACAATTGGCTAGCGCTAAGTCTATATTTACGCAACTGAAATCTTCTACACCCTTCACCGCAGCTTTCACTTTCCCCCACGTTAACCAAGATTTATGGATTCGCTACTGGTTAGCAGCTGGTGGTATCGACCCCGATGCAGACGTGAAGTTGCTCACCGTACCTGCGGCGCAAACTGTCGCCAACATGAAGACTGGAACTATGGATGCATTCAGTACTGGTGACCCCTGGCCTTACCGCATTGTCACAGACAAAATTGGATACATGGCAGCATTAACCGCAGAGATTTGGAAAAATCATCCAGAAGAATACTTGGCGATAAGAGCTGATTGGGTAGACAAACATCCTAAAGCCACCAAAGCAATACTCAAAGGTATCATGGAAGCGCAGCAGTGGTTGGATAATTTTGACAACCGCAAAGAAGCAGCGCAAATTCTCGCCGGTAGAAATTATTTCAACCTTCCCTCACCAGAAATTTTGGCAGCTCCATATCAAGGTAAATATGATATGGGTGATGGCCGCAAAATTGATGATAAAACAATGGCGGCTTACTACTGGAAAGATGAAAAAGGTAACGTTTCTTATCCCTACAAGAGCCATGATTTATGGTTTATCACAGAAAACGTTCGCTGGGGATTCTTACCCAAAGATTACATTGCGAATAATGGTGCAAAAGCCAAAGAATTAATTAATAAAGTTAACCGCGAAGATATTTGGAAAGAAGCTGCGAAAGAATTAGGAATTGCAGCAGCAGATATTCCTACAAATACATCTCGTGGTGTGGAAGAATTTTTTGATGGCACCAAGTTTGACCCTGAAAAACCAGAAGAATATATCAAGAGCCTCAAAATTAAAAAAGTAAGCATCTAG
- a CDS encoding phosphodiester glycosidase family protein translates to MKKIWLLGLTLVSFGILLLFKLHSSISVVPTVPSSPPKTIRYEQRSLPQSIVHILSIPTDSRFVVTPAISPKAATVQQFAQQHQAKAILNAGFFDPVNQKSTSYVVISGREVANPKDNERLVNNPNLKPYLSKIFNRAEFRRYQCGDTVTYDIVLHNESPLAGCQLLDAVGGGPGLLPEISSEQEGFVDKSNGRDAIGTNQPSSRSAVGITDDGNIVLVMVAQKPNVRLAKSGMTLPELVDFMKTLGVKKAMNLDGGSSSSLYYNGKTVYGKLNILRKPIQRPVKSVLLVKES, encoded by the coding sequence GTGAAAAAAATCTGGCTGCTGGGTTTGACACTAGTGAGCTTTGGCATACTGCTATTATTTAAGTTGCATTCTTCTATATCGGTAGTCCCAACCGTTCCATCTTCACCACCAAAAACCATCCGCTACGAGCAGCGCAGCCTACCGCAAAGTATAGTTCATATTCTGTCAATTCCCACTGATAGCCGATTTGTGGTTACTCCGGCAATATCGCCAAAAGCGGCTACTGTCCAACAATTTGCCCAGCAGCATCAAGCCAAGGCAATCTTAAACGCAGGCTTTTTTGATCCAGTTAACCAAAAATCTACATCCTATGTAGTTATTTCTGGTCGTGAAGTAGCCAACCCCAAAGACAACGAACGGTTGGTGAATAATCCCAACTTAAAACCTTACCTCAGTAAAATTTTCAATCGTGCAGAATTTCGCCGGTATCAATGCGGGGACACAGTTACTTACGATATTGTCTTGCACAATGAATCACCTTTAGCTGGGTGTCAGTTACTTGATGCTGTAGGGGGTGGCCCAGGACTCTTACCCGAAATCTCCTCAGAACAAGAAGGTTTTGTAGATAAAAGCAATGGACGAGATGCAATTGGTACTAATCAACCCAGTTCTAGAAGCGCCGTAGGGATTACTGATGATGGCAATATTGTGTTGGTAATGGTAGCTCAAAAGCCAAACGTCCGTCTGGCTAAATCTGGAATGACCTTACCAGAATTGGTAGATTTCATGAAAACCCTTGGTGTGAAAAAAGCCATGAATCTGGATGGCGGAAGTTCGTCTTCACTTTATTACAATGGCAAAACTGTTTATGGGAAGCTAAATATTCTCAGAAAACCTATTCAGCGACCTGTGAAGTCAGTTTTGTTGGTTAAGGAAAGTTAG
- a CDS encoding DUF4359 domain-containing protein, producing MKSTTIIAYLAAAGLAVLGIAMSSTNPNQTQYEDYASERLSQYLKTDVCKKTQGILQNLINFNCEKTVDSFNPQMRGIIAGTTQRQDFLLFSIYRTNLKLNSVIPSYSFETVGAFNSFYTYSAQQQ from the coding sequence ATGAAATCCACAACAATTATTGCATATTTAGCAGCTGCAGGACTAGCCGTATTGGGCATAGCAATGTCTAGCACGAATCCTAACCAAACGCAATATGAAGATTATGCATCAGAGAGGTTGTCACAATATTTAAAAACGGATGTTTGTAAGAAAACACAAGGAATATTGCAAAATTTAATCAATTTCAATTGCGAAAAAACGGTAGATTCTTTTAATCCTCAAATGCGGGGAATTATCGCAGGAACTACACAAAGGCAAGATTTTCTGCTGTTTAGCATTTACCGTACAAATTTGAAACTAAATTCAGTTATACCTTCTTACAGTTTTGAGACAGTGGGAGCGTTTAATAGCTTTTATACTTACTCTGCACAGCAGCAATAA
- a CDS encoding serine/threonine-protein kinase, which produces MKLCPNIGCLYAYNSDTARFCTKCGKPLLLKDRYHLLQLIGRGGFGITFLAVDEHHPQKPKYVIKQFCFPENNGKGFEKAVELFRQEAVRLSELQHTQIPELLDYFEHENQLYLVEEWIAGQTLAQELQQQGVFSETQIWELLKDLLPVLQFIHVRQVIHRDIKPENIMRRASLAGKGKDLVLIDFGVAKQITATALLHTGTTVGSPGYMAPEQMRGKALPASDLYSLGVSCIYLLTGTSPFELFDVTSDRWVWRDYVSNKGKINTRLGNILDKLLQNALPQRYKTAAEALQALNSAIKLESSQAVQKKPASNLNSEVGVDYRQLRDLLAAKQWQSADKLTWVLMCEALKKPSGSYLFTSDIENLPCEDLQIIDELWLKYSKGRFGFSVQKQIYESVDSDYGQFCALIGWNLPRATSPILLQQLSFNLSAPIGHLPSHIWAGGTQVGRQISALVEKLGRC; this is translated from the coding sequence ATGAAACTCTGTCCTAACATTGGCTGTTTGTATGCTTATAATTCTGACACAGCAAGGTTTTGTACCAAATGTGGTAAACCACTATTGCTCAAAGACCGCTATCACTTGCTGCAATTGATTGGACGTGGTGGTTTTGGCATAACTTTTTTAGCGGTGGATGAACACCATCCACAAAAACCCAAGTACGTTATTAAACAATTTTGTTTTCCAGAAAACAACGGGAAAGGCTTTGAAAAGGCTGTGGAATTATTTCGCCAGGAAGCAGTGCGCCTGAGTGAGTTGCAGCATACCCAAATCCCCGAACTGCTGGATTATTTTGAACATGAAAATCAACTGTACTTGGTGGAAGAGTGGATTGCAGGACAAACGCTAGCACAGGAATTGCAACAGCAAGGGGTTTTTAGCGAAACACAAATTTGGGAACTGCTAAAAGACTTGTTACCAGTTTTGCAATTTATCCATGTCCGACAAGTGATTCACCGTGATATTAAGCCAGAAAATATCATGCGTAGAGCATCGCTGGCGGGTAAAGGGAAGGATTTAGTTTTAATTGACTTTGGAGTCGCCAAACAGATTACAGCCACAGCTTTGCTACACACTGGTACAACGGTAGGAAGTCCAGGCTATATGGCTCCTGAACAAATGCGGGGTAAAGCATTACCAGCTAGTGACCTTTACAGCTTGGGTGTGAGTTGTATTTACTTATTAACAGGAACTTCTCCCTTTGAGTTGTTTGATGTGACAAGCGATCGCTGGGTGTGGCGGGATTATGTGTCCAATAAAGGTAAAATCAATACTCGCCTGGGTAACATTCTCGATAAACTGCTACAAAATGCCCTTCCCCAACGCTACAAAACTGCTGCTGAAGCTTTGCAAGCGCTAAATTCGGCTATAAAACTTGAGTCTTCTCAGGCTGTACAGAAAAAACCAGCTTCTAACTTAAATTCTGAGGTAGGAGTGGATTACCGCCAATTACGCGATTTATTAGCGGCGAAACAATGGCAATCTGCGGATAAACTAACTTGGGTATTGATGTGTGAAGCACTGAAAAAGCCTAGTGGTAGTTATCTATTTACTAGCGATATTGAGAATTTGCCTTGTGAGGATTTACAAATAATTGACGAGTTGTGGCTAAAGTACAGCAAAGGGCGTTTTGGTTTCAGCGTTCAAAAGCAAATTTACGAAAGCGTTGATAGTGACTATGGACAGTTTTGCGCCTTGATTGGCTGGAATCTACCCCGCGCTACTTCTCCCATCCTGCTGCAGCAATTATCTTTTAATTTGTCCGCACCTATTGGACATCTCCCCTCTCACATTTGGGCTGGTGGTACTCAAGTGGGGCGACAGATTAGTGCGTTAGTTGAGAAATTGGGGAGATGTTAG